The genomic window GAGCAATGCAAACGGGTTATTTGTACGCCTGGCGCGCAGGCTACCACTATGCCATTCAGATTGACGCGGACGGGCAACATGATCCTGCAGATCTTCCGAAATTGCTCGATGAGATGGAGCGCGGCGATGCGGACATGATCGTGGGCTCACGCTACGTGGAGCGCACCGCGTATCGTTCGTCTGCGTCGCGGCGCGTCGGTATGGTGATGTTGGCTACACTGATTCGCATGGCGGTTGGCTACCCGATCAAAGATACGACATCTGGATATCGCGTTGTCAACCGAAAGACCATTGAGCTGTTCAGTCGTTTTTATCCGCATGACTATCCAGAGGTCGAAGTTCTCGTTTTGCTCCATCGGCATCGGCTGCGCATCCGCGAGGTGGCGGTCGA from Ferroacidibacillus organovorans includes these protein-coding regions:
- a CDS encoding glycosyltransferase family 2 protein, which translates into the protein MKDALVIIPALNEERSVGNVVESILSSCPMVDVIVISDGSTDQTAAVARGAGAKVVELPVNLGIGGAMQTGYLYAWRAGYHYAIQIDADGQHDPADLPKLLDEMERGDADMIVGSRYVERTAYRSSASRRVGMVMLATLIRMAVGYPIKDTTSGYRVVNRKTIELFSRFYPHDYPEVEVLVLLHRHRLRIREVAVEMKERQAGRSSITVMRSAYYMFKVSLAILLEVMRGKEARREGES